GGCAGGCGCGACCAGGAGCTGAAGGTTGGACCGGAGGCGACCTCCACCTCGCCGACCGAGCCCTCGGAAGCGTCGAGGACCCCGAATTCCTCGAACTCCAGGGTGTGCTTCGTCGAGAACGAGAGCTGCGGTCCGGAGGCGGGGCTGTCGAGCGTGAGCACCGGACTCGTCAGATCGGCGCAAACCAGCTCGGAGCTGTCGCCCCAATATACCTTCGGCCCGGCGTTGCCGCCGGTTGCGGCCGCGACCCAGGGAGCCGCGGGGACGAAGGCCGCCGTCCCGGTGTCGCCGGCATTGTCGGTGAAGGTCCCCAGGCCTGGCGGACCGTTGGGAGTCACCGACGCCTTCACGCCGTTCGATTCCTCGTTCCCGCCGCGGCAGGGGCCGCCGTGCCCCGCCGTGGCGTCCTCGGCGCGCACGACATAGTAATAGGTGGTTCCATAGGCCAGCGCGAGCGTGTCGGTGAAGGCGGTCGTCCCCAAACACCGCGCAATCCGGTTCGACGGTCCCGGGGTGAAGCCGCTCGTCGTGTCCCGGTAGACGTTGTAGCGGACATTCGCCGTGCAGGGAGAGCTGGCCGGATCCCAGCTCAGCGCGATGGCGCAGGTGGAAGTCGCGGCGCTCGCCGCGCTCTTCACGCCCGCGAAGCTCGGCACCAGGAAACAGTCTCCGGTGGGCACCACCTGGGCGCACGCCGAGGGCGTCTCGCAGAAGGCGGTCGCATCCGAGGCGGAGGCGACGCGATAGCTGTAGGTCGCGCCTCCCGACACGCCGGTGTCCAGGTAGGAGGTGCCCGCCAGGGCCGAGGCGATCTGGACCCATGGACCTCCCGGACACCCCCCGAGAGAGCGATAGACGTTATAGGCGGCCGCTGAGCCCACGGCGCTCCAGCTCACCTGCACCTGGTGCTCGGCCGGCGTGGAAAGCGCCGGGGCCCCCGGCGCGGCCGGCGCGGCGCAGTCGGTGAGCGCGCCATGCACCACCAGCGCGAAAGGCTGCGGTCCCATCGGGACGCTGATCCCTCTGACGCGCACCACCCAGCGCCCCGCCGCCGGAGCATTGAAGACCAGGCGTTCCTCCACGTTGACGCCGTCGTGCGCGTCGCCGGCATTCGAGGTCTGCGCCGGAGCGCCCGTTCCCGAGTCGAGCTTCTGGAACCAGACGTTGCGGGCCGGATCGATCACCTCCAGCTTCAGCTCGTTCACCCGGGCCGACGCCGCGTTCAGCGCCGCGGGGTAATCGGTCCATACCAGCGTGGCACGGAACGGCTCGCCTGCCGCAACGTCATAGGCGTGCGTGACGACGGTCCCGTTGATGGCGCCGCCGCGATAATCGTCGACGCGCAGCGCGAAGGAGCTGCCGGTGAAGGCCAGCGTCCGGTTCAGCTGCACCCGACCATAGCCCGAGTCGAAATCGGGGGCCGGCGACGCCGCGCCCAGCGCCACCGCGCTGTCGACAAGAGTTGCCTTGAGCAGGGCGCCGCTGGGGGTGATGCCGGAGCCGGGGTTGCGTGCGCCGGTCGCGTAGTAGCCGGCGGTGTAATACTCGCGCACCAGGGCCGCCAACCCGGCGGTGGTAGGCGAGGACATCGAGGTGCCGTCCAGCGTGCAGGTGTCGCAGTTGTTGGATCCGATCGTCGCATCAGAAGCGGCGGAGACGGTTGATTCCCCCTGGGCCGCCACCGTCGGCTTCAACCGCCCGTCGAAGACCGGCCCGGGACTGGAAAAAGATGACGGACTGCCCGCGGCGGCGCCATGGCCGACGGAGCCCGCCGTCACCAGGTTCTTGGCGTTCGCCGGCGTGCCGACCGAGACGGGAGGCGGGCAGAACTCCGCGCCGTTTCCCGCCGACGTGACGATCAGCAGATCGGGATAGGTCCACATGGCCAGGTCGGCGTCGCGCGCGTACGAGTCATAAGGGATCTCGCACCCGGGGACGCAGGTGCCGAAGATGTCGTAGCAGGCGCCGCCCCACGAGTCGGAGTGGATCCGCACGCCGCTCTGGAAAGCCACGTCGGCCAGGTTCCACAGCGTCCCGCCGCGGTTGTTCAGGTACTCCAAACCGTCGCCCATCTCCTGCATGACCAGCTTCGCGCCGGGTGCCAGCCCGTCGCCCGCCGATCGGCCCGGTGTGGTGAAGCCGGTGCAATCAGCATAGGGAGCCTGGTCGCCCACCGCGGAGCCGGAGGTGTGCGTGCCGTGGCCGCTCCCGCCAAAAGTCGCGGGGCAGGTGTCGTCGTCTCCCGTCGGCGTTCCCGACCAGTTGTAATAGAGGATGTCCTTGCGCCGGCTCGCGGCCGGCGCGGCCGGCGGACAGGGGGCCGCGGCGCAGGAGGCGATCGGCGGCGCGCCGTTGACGGTGTCGCGGAAGAAGCAAAGGTCGTAGTCCTGACCCGAGTCGGCGACTCCCAGGATCTGCCCGCAACCGTAAATCCCGCGATCGAAGATCGGCGTCTGCTGCGGCGACGGCCCGACGAAGGATTGGTGCACCCAGACGGCATCCTGGTTCATCATCCGGAAGGGACGGGCCATCTCGACCGCTTCCACCTCGGGCAGGCCCGCCAGCCGCGACAGGACCGCGGCAAGGCGTCCGGGCGGAACCGTCGCTTCCATCCTCCAGGCGCCGCCCTTGCCCGAAGGAGCAGCCACCATCGGCAAGCCCGCCAGCGCCTG
The sequence above is drawn from the Candidatus Polarisedimenticolia bacterium genome and encodes:
- a CDS encoding S8 family serine peptidase, which translates into the protein MRFRGGRAAALGILLSITVVAAGPEPRQPTLRYAGAIFHPGAATPQPPAWYRGASEKESPKGRRFIVAVTTAPLDPRQRQELEEAGAKVLGYIPDNGYRLRIDPAQFDALRALSFVAWVGEAPPHLKIQPQLSSLAGHPAEAVKLRAVLEADEPPTRARQALAGLPMVAAPSGKGGAWRMEATVPPGRLAAVLSRLAGLPEVEAVEMARPFRMMNQDAVWVHQSFVGPSPQQTPIFDRGIYGCGQILGVADSGQDYDLCFFRDTVNGAPPIASCAAAPCPPAAPAASRRKDILYYNWSGTPTGDDDTCPATFGGSGHGTHTSGSAVGDQAPYADCTGFTTPGRSAGDGLAPGAKLVMQEMGDGLEYLNNRGGTLWNLADVAFQSGVRIHSDSWGGACYDIFGTCVPGCEIPYDSYARDADLAMWTYPDLLIVTSAGNGAEFCPPPVSVGTPANAKNLVTAGSVGHGAAAGSPSSFSSPGPVFDGRLKPTVAAQGESTVSAASDATIGSNNCDTCTLDGTSMSSPTTAGLAALVREYYTAGYYATGARNPGSGITPSGALLKATLVDSAVALGAASPAPDFDSGYGRVQLNRTLAFTGSSFALRVDDYRGGAINGTVVTHAYDVAAGEPFRATLVWTDYPAALNAASARVNELKLEVIDPARNVWFQKLDSGTGAPAQTSNAGDAHDGVNVEERLVFNAPAAGRWVVRVRGISVPMGPQPFALVVHGALTDCAAPAAPGAPALSTPAEHQVQVSWSAVGSAAAYNVYRSLGGCPGGPWVQIASALAGTSYLDTGVSGGATYSYRVASASDATAFCETPSACAQVVPTGDCFLVPSFAGVKSAASAATSTCAIALSWDPASSPCTANVRYNVYRDTTSGFTPGPSNRIARCLGTTAFTDTLALAYGTTYYYVVRAEDATAGHGGPCRGGNEESNGVKASVTPNGPPGLGTFTDNAGDTGTAAFVPAAPWVAAATGGNAGPKVYWGDSSELVCADLTSPVLTLDSPASGPQLSFSTKHTLEFEEFGVLDASEGSVGEVEVASGPTFSSWSRLPLSPNYPTHVDLTATACDTIVDNVNYFSDQRLTYSTYSASLANWGGGDVKIRFRMSGDFFYPSGSWWVDDIQVTHTLVPSTCTAQAAGPPPIPDGASVPGSPLTVVPSGANLQLSWDAAACPPAAVNIYWGTLGSFATFAGGFCSLAPSGSASITLPDNVWFLVAGTNGGSIDGSWSRDQVGSEKSYAGASAACPVITQHVTNNNCP